A stretch of DNA from Bacillota bacterium:
AAATCTATAAAAAGAACTTAAATTATATCAAATTCAAGAAAAAACAGTGGAAATCACATATTTTTCAACAAAAAAAGGCTTGATATTGTCGTATCAAACCTATGCTCTGCTAATGTGTGACGCAACCTATTGTAATACAAATTAGCACCCCTGGTATATTTTTAGCACCCTTAATAAGTGTATGTTACACAGGATATTTGATTCATATGTTTGTTAATATTCACAAAACCTCTTTGATCTAGGTGATTATAAATATCAGTATCAATTTCTCTAATTTCAATTGACCCATTTCTTACCTTTACCCAAATAACATGATCAGCTTGATTATTCGGATTAAAATGAGCAGTATTATTAGAAAAACCTGTACCCTTAACTTCATATGTTTCTTTTGTTATTGGATCTAATCCATCAAGATTAGTTGAATGGTCAACATCAAAACCAAACACATCAGCAGCTAATCTTTCACTAAACTGAGAATCAACCTTCGCTGAACTCACTTTAGCAAAAATTCTTTTACCTAAAGTAAATGATTTATAGGCTAACAAATAATTCTTATAGTCAATCCCGTTCTTTCCAGTTTTACTAGAAGATGGAATGACAATCGCTAAAATATCTGGCACAAGCACCACCCTTTCATGATTAAATTCCATGCCTTTCTTTAGCTTAAGAAAGAGTTATGAAACTGTTTTTCATTTTTATTGATTTTTTCTTAATGAACTCATCTAGCAATCTAAAGAAATCTCAAAATACTAGATTGGCTTTTAATCTCTTAACTTATATGATGAAACAAAATATACTGTTATAATACTGAAAAAGAAATGGACTCAATCCTAGTAAGTAAATTTTTATACTTTATCTCTTTTTCCCTTGTTACATCTCTCGCACAACGTTTGAAGATTATCATCCGTTGATTTCCCACCTTTTGACACTGGCATAATATGGTCGACTTCCAACCGAAATCCATCGGTAGCTGTTGCTCCACAAATACAACACCTGAAACCATCTCTTTTCATTATGTTGTAACGTTTGTCATCAGAAAGAACAGCGCGTTGTTGTTGAATAAATGTCATTTTTCCTTCTTTTTCCAAAGCCATCTGATAACATTCTAAAATATCTTTAAATTCATATTTAACATCTCTACTGTAGTTATCATACAATACTGTTGCCATTAAACGTAATATGACATAAGGGAATTGTGGGCTGAAAGTTCTTGCATTAAGCAACTCTTCTTCATATCTTTTGAGTTCTCTAAATCTATTTTCCGTTGTCATACCTAAATTTTTGGCAAACCAATTTCTATTATCGCAAGGCGCGGTTGATATATCCTTGTAAAGTCTCTTTGCTTCAAAAACTTTCAAAACCTTCTTTTCATATTCACTAAATATCACGAAAATATCATTATATTTATTAATTAATGGTGTATAAACTGTCATTTCTTCAAATATTTTCCCAGATAAAAATGTTTTATAGTCAAATGAGCTAAATAAAACTAATTTGCCACCAAACATCGATTTACCGTATTTCGCTTTACTTGTGCGTTTTTCATATTTTATAGGCTCTGCTTTTATAGTATCAAAGTTGTATTTATTGTACTGGTTATTAATCGTCTCAATTTCTCGCCACATTGCAATATTATTTCTTATTATTATTTTTGCGTCTTCAAATTGCATACTGCCTCCGTTTATGGTTATAGTTTTTTAGTCTGTCTTAGGCAAGATTTGTTTGCTTATTTATGTTTTTTAATATAATTATACACCTCTGAACAAAAATAAGCACCCTTGTAAAATTTTACAACTCTCTTGCATGATTTAACACACCTCTTTGTTTATTACAAATACTGGCTTACCATACTTCAAATCGAAAACTGACTGAAGGGTTTATCTTAGTGCTTGTTTAGATTTTTTGCAACACAATTCTAACAAACCAACAAAATCTAATAGATTTTTACTTTCAAAACGTGTTTTATTATCATAAAAGTAGTTGTGTTTTTGAGCAATTACAATTAACCATTTACTAACAATTGCTTCTTGAAATCTAATATTAGCAAATCCTTCAATGTAGTCTTCTTTAATATTTGGTTCACAAAAACTGACATTCACACCACATTGTTTTAAATCTTTCGCTAGAGTTATACTAGGTGAATGTCTTATATCATCTGAATTGGGTTTATAAGTTGCTCCAAAGATGATTACATCTTTAACACCTAAGTCTAAAATTTTCTTTAGTGCATAGTTTGTTTTTTGGTCATTAATCTTTCTAGCTAGTCTTATTGGTTCAAACTCGTTTTGCTCCAAAATAAATAATGGATCAATTGGCAAACAATGCCCTCCAACACCTATTCCTGGCGACAATACTTTAGCTCTAGGGTGATCATTGATGAGCTCGATCAGCTCAAATACATTCATACTTTGCTCATCGCAATAAATCGATAATGCGTTTGCAAATGCTATTTCATAATCTCTATATGCATTCTGCATTATTTTAACATGTTCTGCGATTAAAAATGATGTTCTAGTAATTTTTCCTTTTGTAATTGATGCATATATTTGATGTGCTCTATTAAAAGCTTTTTCGGTTGTTGTTCCTATGACTCTTGAATTTGATTCTAATTCCTTAAAAACATTTCCTGGTTGAATTGTTTCTGGGCAATAAGCATAATCAAACTCATCCTCTTTTAGATTGGAAAGTTTAGATAAATACTCAATGAACTCTTTATTTGAATTGGGTGGAACCGTTGATTCTAATATAATCAAGTCATCTTTTTTTATTCTCTTAGCTAAACTTTCAAAAGCTTTTTTTACATATGTCAATTCTGCTTTTTGATGTTTATTTATAGGCGTTTGAACTGTGACGATGTATATGTCTGATTCGAGAAGTTCATTTGTAAGAAAAAACTTATCTTTTACTTCATCATATCTAGTGTACAGTTCATTTTCTTGACTATTAAATGTTTTATTTTTAATATCATCTAATCTCTTTTCATCAATTTCATATCCATTTACATCAAACCCTGATTCTGCTAACTTAATGCCTACAGGCAATCCAATATACCCTAATCCAACAACTGTAATATTCACTTTAAATACTCCTTTTGATCCAATTAACAATTCTAGACGATGCTTTACCATCACCATATGTATGGTTAAAACCATAAGATTGATGATTATTTTTCAACATGTCATCAATCGCTTCAAATAATTGATCATCTTCTATTGACATATTTCTTATCTGCTGATTTTGATAGTATCTTTCGGTTTTATCTCTTATGATGATTGTTTTTTTGTTTAAGAAAGTGGCTTCTTCTTGCACACCGCCACTATCTGTAATAACTAGTTCACATGTTTGTAGATGTTTATAGAACTCCTTGCTACTTAAAGCATGTAACATCTGAACATTATGACTAATAGATAGATAATGATGTGCTTTTGCTTGAATACTGGTATTAAAATGCATAGGGTAAATGAGTGTTATGTGCGGATTTTTTTCTAAATAGTTTGCTAGCTTAGAAAAAAACACATCAAGAAACTCCCAGTTTTCTCTTCTATGAACAGTTAGAAGAATTTTATTTTTCTGATATCTATGTTCATTTTCCTGAATAAAACTTGAAATATAATCTATACCTGTGTTACCAACAACCATGATTTTTGATGAATCAATATTTTCATTTATTAAATATTCTTTTTCTTTGTTAGTTGGTACAAAATTCATCCTGGCAACATGACTCATCATAACTCTTAATCCTTCTTCAGGAAATGGATTATACAGATCAAAAGTTCTTAATCCGGATTCAATGTAGAGAAAATCGATTTTATTCAAGTAGGCATATAGCATGCCTGCATATGCCGATAATGTATCGCCTTGTGCAATCACAAAACTAAAAACTACGTTGTTTATAAGCCTGTTAAATTCAGATAGATAATGTGATAATTGAACTGATAAATTCGTGTGAACAATAATTTCAATTTTTATATCTATGTTCAGATTATTATCAATAAATAGCTGGTGTACTGCTTCAGAATGTTGCTCTGTTGATAATATTTTAATTGGTATATTTGACTCTTTCAAATGTTTAATAATTGGAATGAGCTTGATTGCTTCTGGTCTAGTCCCTAAAATAACTAATCCTTGCACATTATTACCTCCCTTATCCTTTTACTTTCAATCATAGATGAGAACTGTATCGCGTATTCGATCGCTTTCGATGATAACATAAGATACTTAGCAGGTTCTTTAACAATTTCTTGAATTAATGTAACTGCTTCATCTATGGTTTTATATTGTAAAATATAAACTTTACCATATAAATTTGTGAAACATTCTATGCCTTTTCTCATAACCACTGGCAATCCAGCTGCCATAGCTTCATAGGCAACCCTACCAAATGTTTCCCACAAAGAAGGCAGTATTAATATGTCTGATTTTTTCAGTTGATTGGCTAATTCTGTTTGATTAAGATCTTGAATCAACATGACATTATCTATTAAATCATTTAATCTAATGTAGTCAATCATTTGTTCATAAAGAGTTCTTGATTCTACTCTACCTATAATGGTTAACTTTGTTTGTAAACCTAAATCTCTAAGTTTACTTATCATTTGCACTGATTCTATGACATTTTTTTGTTCTTTTATGGTTGATACAACAATCAGTTTCAATGGGTTAGTAAATTTATCTTTTGGAGAACTAAAAAAAACTTCATTAACACCACGATGAATCACTTCAATTTTTTCAGCATTAATATGATAAAAACTGACTAAATCATTCTTTTCACTTTCGCTTGGTGTAATTATTTTGCTTACAGCATTTAATGCTTTTTGTTCTAAATCTATATATTCTAATGGAACAATTTCATTAGATCTTTTATAAGAAGGCGTTAAGTACATGGGAAATAGAATCATTTTGCTTAGATACTTTTCTTCCAATGTTTCAAAGCCAAACATTTTACTGATATGGACAATAATGATTTTTCGATAAACATTGAAATCGTATTTATTGGTTAATAGTTCTAAATTGATTCTATAGTTTAATATGCGTCTTTCAAACTTATTGTCATGTCTGTATGAAACAGGATGAAAATAGGTTTTTAATTGTTTATGTTGATAGATATTTTCTGTTGGGGTTCTATACAGAACCAAATCGATTTCAAATGATTCAATAAACATATCTATTAAGTTTTTAACAACTGTTCCTCCACCACCGGTAGGGTCGTTGTATAATTTTGCGGCGATTATCAATATCTTATCCATGTCCCCGTCCCTTCCATATCCTTAAATACTGATCGAATATCGTGCTAAAATCGTAGCAATCATTTGAGTCACCACTAAAACTCATGAACGTAGCATCAACGATTTTTTCTGCTAATTTTTTAGGATCATTACTATCGATTAATATCCCATTTTCAGATGATACAATTTCAGGAAAAGCACCACATTTAGTTGCTATAATCGGTGTTCTAGCAGTTATAGCCTCAAGAATTGTTCTACCCATGCCTTCAGTATGAATATATCTAACACCATTTAGATCCGTATCAGTATCACCACTAAACTGAACATAAAAATCACTGGAGCAGATAAATTTCAATGATTCCTCATGATTTAACCTTCCTAAAAAAGTCACATTTTTTAAATGATGATATTTACTGTAAAGCTCAGAAAATTGTTGTCCATCTCCAATCAAATATAGGTGAAACAAGTCTTTATTTAAGAGCATTAAAGTTTTTAGTAACAACTCAACTCTTTTATAAGGTTCAAAACGACTAACAGTAACTAAATTTGTTTTTTGCTTCTCAAACATCAATTCTTCTCGAATGCTTTTTATGTGGTTTCTGAAATACGCTATTTTATTAAGGTCTATGCCCCCAACAACTCTATTAAATAACGACTCATTAATTCCAAAGTCTATTAATCTAGTTTCAGTCAAACGACTATTTGTAATTAAGTAGTCAACACATTGATTAATCGTAATTCTCCAATAATTAGTTCTATATGATGGATTATGATTCTCATCAAAAGTAGGTGCAGATATGATATCATTGCCACCTGTTCGATAAAAAACGACTGAGTTTTTAATGTTCGTTTTTATTTTTGTCATTTCTCCAATCCAGTGTCCTGAGTTGAAAAAAATCATAGTATGATAAGAATCAATTTTTTTAACAAAATCACTTATATCATCAATATATTCATTAACCCATTCTCCATTCATGAAAGCTAACATGTTTTTATCATTGTTGTGGGTTATAACATATAAGTTTGAGATAGATTTAAAGTATTCAATAAAATACTGACCATGAATCTCCATACCACCAATGTCATGAAGTGATTCTATAAACAGTATGATTGTGTCTTGAATTAGTTTCAATTTTCTTAAAGCTTTTGAAACACCTAATTTTGATTCTTTTTCTGTTGGAAATGTAGTTGAATCCACAAGTTCCTTATAATCATACCCCATTGCCACCGATGTGCCACATATTGATAAAAATTCGATATCGTTTGGACCATCACCAAAACCTAAAATTTCTGACATGTTTAAGTCATAATATTTAGCAATAAATCCTATTGCATTCGCTTTAGATGATTGCTTATCTTGTAACACGAGTACGCTAATTTTACTCCAATACTCAGTATGATATCTAGACTTATAAGGTTCTATATCTTCATGATTTATATCGATTAAAGCTACATTGTATAAAGAACCATCATGGTTGTCTTTCACATCTTCTACAACAAAACCTTTATTTCTTGCT
This window harbors:
- a CDS encoding HNH endonuclease; translated protein: MQFEDAKIIIRNNIAMWREIETINNQYNKYNFDTIKAEPIKYEKRTSKAKYGKSMFGGKLVLFSSFDYKTFLSGKIFEEMTVYTPLINKYNDIFVIFSEYEKKVLKVFEAKRLYKDISTAPCDNRNWFAKNLGMTTENRFRELKRYEEELLNARTFSPQFPYVILRLMATVLYDNYSRDVKYEFKDILECYQMALEKEGKMTFIQQQRAVLSDDKRYNIMKRDGFRCCICGATATDGFRLEVDHIMPVSKGGKSTDDNLQTLCERCNKGKRDKV
- a CDS encoding nucleotide sugar dehydrogenase — protein: MVKHRLELLIGSKGVFKVNITVVGLGYIGLPVGIKLAESGFDVNGYEIDEKRLDDIKNKTFNSQENELYTRYDEVKDKFFLTNELLESDIYIVTVQTPINKHQKAELTYVKKAFESLAKRIKKDDLIILESTVPPNSNKEFIEYLSKLSNLKEDEFDYAYCPETIQPGNVFKELESNSRVIGTTTEKAFNRAHQIYASITKGKITRTSFLIAEHVKIMQNAYRDYEIAFANALSIYCDEQSMNVFELIELINDHPRAKVLSPGIGVGGHCLPIDPLFILEQNEFEPIRLARKINDQKTNYALKKILDLGVKDVIIFGATYKPNSDDIRHSPSITLAKDLKQCGVNVSFCEPNIKEDYIEGFANIRFQEAIVSKWLIVIAQKHNYFYDNKTRFESKNLLDFVGLLELCCKKSKQALR
- the wecB gene encoding UDP-N-acetylglucosamine 2-epimerase (non-hydrolyzing), giving the protein MQGLVILGTRPEAIKLIPIIKHLKESNIPIKILSTEQHSEAVHQLFIDNNLNIDIKIEIIVHTNLSVQLSHYLSEFNRLINNVVFSFVIAQGDTLSAYAGMLYAYLNKIDFLYIESGLRTFDLYNPFPEEGLRVMMSHVARMNFVPTNKEKEYLINENIDSSKIMVVGNTGIDYISSFIQENEHRYQKNKILLTVHRRENWEFLDVFFSKLANYLEKNPHITLIYPMHFNTSIQAKAHHYLSISHNVQMLHALSSKEFYKHLQTCELVITDSGGVQEEATFLNKKTIIIRDKTERYYQNQQIRNMSIEDDQLFEAIDDMLKNNHQSYGFNHTYGDGKASSRIVNWIKRSI
- a CDS encoding glycosyltransferase family 4 protein, which codes for MDKILIIAAKLYNDPTGGGGTVVKNLIDMFIESFEIDLVLYRTPTENIYQHKQLKTYFHPVSYRHDNKFERRILNYRINLELLTNKYDFNVYRKIIIVHISKMFGFETLEEKYLSKMILFPMYLTPSYKRSNEIVPLEYIDLEQKALNAVSKIITPSESEKNDLVSFYHINAEKIEVIHRGVNEVFFSSPKDKFTNPLKLIVVSTIKEQKNVIESVQMISKLRDLGLQTKLTIIGRVESRTLYEQMIDYIRLNDLIDNVMLIQDLNQTELANQLKKSDILILPSLWETFGRVAYEAMAAGLPVVMRKGIECFTNLYGKVYILQYKTIDEAVTLIQEIVKEPAKYLMLSSKAIEYAIQFSSMIESKRIREVIMCKD
- a CDS encoding HAD-IIB family hydrolase: MIKCVVFDIGNTLISKSGNNVVDSVLKSDIKRLREQGLIVGVASMRTLSLSKKLLQGIDFDFYICLSGAQIYINDSLNYDQPIENITSNHSCIVYYSEKETYSLSEECAVKARNKGFVVEDVKDNHDGSLYNVALIDINHEDIEPYKSRYHTEYWSKISVLVLQDKQSSKANAIGFIAKYYDLNMSEILGFGDGPNDIEFLSICGTSVAMGYDYKELVDSTTFPTEKESKLGVSKALRKLKLIQDTIILFIESLHDIGGMEIHGQYFIEYFKSISNLYVITHNNDKNMLAFMNGEWVNEYIDDISDFVKKIDSYHTMIFFNSGHWIGEMTKIKTNIKNSVVFYRTGGNDIISAPTFDENHNPSYRTNYWRITINQCVDYLITNSRLTETRLIDFGINESLFNRVVGGIDLNKIAYFRNHIKSIREELMFEKQKTNLVTVSRFEPYKRVELLLKTLMLLNKDLFHLYLIGDGQQFSELYSKYHHLKNVTFLGRLNHEESLKFICSSDFYVQFSGDTDTDLNGVRYIHTEGMGRTILEAITARTPIIATKCGAFPEIVSSENGILIDSNDPKKLAEKIVDATFMSFSGDSNDCYDFSTIFDQYLRIWKGRGHG